Proteins co-encoded in one Flavobacterium fluviale genomic window:
- a CDS encoding GNAT family N-acetyltransferase, whose amino-acid sequence MKIINPIIDPKIHLTKKSSIFSSSLYTKKNPLPDEDVLEPVEFTIEKARSAHTFWIKQICEVTSSSAAARGTGISGRPPEMLEAKMKKGEAVIAFASDGRWAGFSFISAWEDGKYVSNSGLIVAPEFRHTGLAKRIKKEIFDLSREKYPDARIFSLTSSLAVMKMNHDLGFEPVTFSELTNDDVFWENCKTCVNCPILKSKERKNCLCTAMLYDPNKNSSFLHTNVLPKR is encoded by the coding sequence ATGAAAATTATAAATCCTATCATAGATCCTAAAATACATCTTACTAAAAAAAGTTCGATATTTTCCAGTTCACTTTATACCAAAAAAAATCCTTTACCTGATGAAGATGTTTTGGAACCAGTTGAATTTACTATTGAGAAAGCCAGATCCGCCCATACTTTTTGGATCAAACAAATCTGCGAAGTTACATCATCATCCGCCGCTGCTCGGGGAACTGGTATTTCGGGACGTCCTCCAGAAATGCTGGAAGCAAAAATGAAAAAAGGAGAAGCAGTAATAGCTTTTGCATCAGATGGGAGGTGGGCAGGTTTTTCTTTTATTTCTGCTTGGGAAGATGGAAAATATGTTTCTAATTCTGGTTTAATTGTCGCTCCTGAATTCAGACACACCGGACTTGCAAAAAGAATTAAAAAGGAGATTTTTGACTTGAGCCGCGAGAAATATCCCGATGCCCGCATATTTAGCTTAACTTCTAGTCTTGCTGTAATGAAGATGAATCATGATCTCGGTTTTGAGCCAGTTACATTCTCAGAGCTTACAAACGATGATGTTTTTTGGGAAAATTGTAAAACTTGTGTCAATTGTCCCATCTTAAAAAGTAAAGAAAGAAAAAATTGTTTGTGTACTGCTATGCTTTATGATCCTAATAAAAATAGTAGTTTTTTACATACGAATGTTCTGCCAAAGCGATGA
- a CDS encoding M57 family metalloprotease, whose product MKKIKAILALSFMALVLVSCNKEEETVQSNDSSLKVTPEVLNKLRSLSLNTSDVQVIKNTKADGTIEDAFLVEGCIAITEDQLNKMDLHGGITTEQYRTTNLVSAPKTIRVVGLSGTGTTALTTNMRAGLQAAINRYNNLGLSINFTLTFSSSTSGANIVVRRQTGSAGGVAGFPSGGNPYNSVTLYSGLESYSTGVNAHVAAHEIGHCIGLRHTDWFSRQSCGQNSNEGTAGVGAILIPGTPSGYDATSYMRACFGSSETGAFNANDITALNYLY is encoded by the coding sequence ATGAAAAAAATTAAAGCAATTCTAGCCTTATCATTTATGGCTCTAGTACTGGTTTCCTGTAATAAAGAAGAGGAGACAGTTCAATCAAATGATTCATCGCTAAAAGTAACACCAGAGGTGTTAAATAAACTTCGTTCACTTTCATTAAATACTTCTGATGTTCAAGTGATTAAAAACACAAAGGCAGATGGAACCATTGAGGATGCATTCTTGGTAGAAGGATGTATAGCTATTACAGAAGATCAATTAAACAAAATGGATCTGCACGGCGGAATTACCACAGAACAATACCGCACTACTAATCTAGTTTCTGCTCCAAAAACTATTAGAGTTGTGGGATTATCAGGGACTGGGACAACAGCCCTAACAACAAATATGCGTGCAGGACTGCAGGCGGCAATTAACAGATATAATAATTTAGGATTGTCTATTAACTTTACACTAACCTTTAGTTCAAGTACTTCTGGTGCAAACATTGTTGTACGCAGACAAACAGGATCTGCAGGTGGAGTAGCAGGTTTCCCTTCTGGAGGAAACCCTTATAATTCAGTTACATTATATTCTGGATTAGAGAGTTATTCAACTGGTGTAAATGCACACGTAGCAGCGCATGAAATTGGTCACTGTATTGGTCTGCGTCATACAGACTGGTTCAGCCGTCAAAGTTGTGGGCAAAATTCAAATGAAGGAACAGCTGGTGTTGGAGCTATTCTTATTCCAGGAACACCTTCTGGATATGATGCAACTTCTTATATGAGAGCATGTTTCGGTTCAAGTGAGACTGGAGCTTTCAATGCTAACGATATTACAGCACTGAATTATTTATACTAA
- a CDS encoding S8 family serine peptidase gives MKKQITFLFFMITTISLSQGAEKWSQFLKNEKEGKFEKYYFTSLENANRYQYKVVKKLDTTFCVVEINNVLSKKSSNKNLPVNNLWKLPSNFSNHTDFKYYIIAADSIKSLINDLESIHISDIKILDNHLAVIKSNSKNIIDEIIEFNSVLSVSQESLQPKAESKIIDQNLTINFVNMANINFPLITGENQITAVKDDFFDVNDADLLNKHIVSKKESANVSTHATAMATIIAGLGNSSALGKGVAPKAKIQSSDFLNIYPDEIASLENTAVQNHSYGTVIENFYGSLANAYDVQLYDNPDLTHCFSSGNSGLEGYKSITGNFKQSKNGIVVGCIDQNEVIMPFSSKGPAFDGRIKPELVAFSTQGTSNSTALAAGIITLMKQHYKTLNNNNLNNSLTKAILINSAKDLGKKGPDYTYGYGNINADKCLKTISENRIISGELTSGQINSHTITIPANAKNLKTTLVWNDLPAPINSNISLVNNLDLEIISTDNTAFLPWVLNPEAPEQQAVRGRDNINTVEQVTIENPLPGSYTINIKGSFVSETPQDYSIAYEYELADQFEWNYPVSKDNFPYDGRNISPFKWNSSFSGNVGQLSITYNNGQTWEIIADGINLDNEQYTYIPAKEKFSKAKLKMTIGKAEYISESFMISYDLNITTSLVCDGTTEINWNRPEAVTSFNIYELTDDSLEFKEQTTNTTYAYTDGKIHTVAPVFDNSEGIKSESVLQHSQNSNCYFELAFATVFEENKVKIDASLFSLYNIKRIELVKIINDTESVISTINDISSKTFSFFDNTPIQGSNKYKINIILENNTTISSLVFDTNYLGNELFFVYPTLLNKNEELNIEAKKQPNAIFYLYSISGQNTITFPLPSTTSSVNLKNAASGIYIYKIITNSGEIQTGKIAVL, from the coding sequence ATGAAGAAACAAATTACTTTTCTTTTTTTTATGATTACTACAATCAGCCTTTCACAAGGTGCTGAAAAATGGAGCCAGTTTCTAAAGAATGAGAAAGAAGGAAAATTTGAGAAATATTATTTTACTTCTTTAGAAAATGCAAATCGATACCAATATAAGGTTGTAAAAAAATTAGACACTACTTTTTGTGTCGTTGAAATAAATAATGTGCTGTCTAAAAAATCTTCTAATAAAAACCTGCCTGTTAATAACCTATGGAAGTTACCATCTAATTTTTCAAATCATACTGATTTCAAATATTATATCATAGCAGCTGATAGTATCAAATCGTTAATTAATGACTTAGAATCAATACATATTTCTGATATCAAAATTTTGGATAATCATCTTGCAGTTATAAAAAGTAATTCTAAAAATATTATTGATGAAATTATTGAATTTAACAGTGTTTTATCTGTTTCACAAGAATCGCTGCAGCCAAAAGCAGAATCGAAGATAATAGACCAAAATCTCACTATCAATTTCGTAAATATGGCAAATATTAACTTCCCTCTCATTACTGGCGAAAATCAAATTACTGCGGTAAAAGATGATTTTTTTGATGTAAATGATGCTGATTTATTAAATAAGCATATTGTTTCAAAAAAAGAATCGGCTAACGTGTCGACGCATGCAACGGCTATGGCTACTATAATTGCTGGACTAGGAAATAGTTCTGCATTAGGAAAAGGAGTCGCTCCAAAAGCTAAAATACAATCGTCTGATTTCTTAAACATTTATCCAGATGAAATAGCATCTTTAGAAAATACAGCTGTTCAAAATCATTCTTACGGAACTGTAATTGAGAATTTTTATGGTTCACTCGCAAATGCTTACGATGTTCAATTATATGACAATCCTGATTTAACTCATTGCTTTTCATCTGGTAATAGTGGTCTTGAAGGTTATAAATCGATTACAGGCAACTTCAAACAGTCCAAAAATGGTATAGTGGTAGGATGCATTGATCAAAATGAAGTAATTATGCCATTTTCTTCAAAAGGTCCTGCCTTTGATGGTCGCATAAAGCCAGAATTAGTTGCCTTTAGTACGCAGGGAACTTCAAATTCTACAGCATTAGCTGCGGGAATAATTACCCTGATGAAGCAGCACTATAAAACTCTAAATAATAACAATTTAAATAATTCATTAACTAAAGCAATTTTGATTAACAGTGCAAAAGACCTTGGTAAAAAAGGTCCTGATTACACATACGGTTATGGCAATATTAATGCTGATAAATGCCTAAAAACGATCAGCGAAAATAGAATTATATCTGGTGAATTAACCTCTGGTCAGATAAATTCACATACCATTACTATTCCTGCGAATGCAAAAAATTTAAAAACTACATTGGTTTGGAATGATCTTCCTGCACCCATCAACAGTAATATTAGTTTGGTAAATAATTTGGACTTGGAAATTATTTCGACTGATAATACCGCTTTTTTACCGTGGGTTCTTAATCCCGAAGCTCCTGAGCAGCAAGCTGTAAGAGGAAGAGATAATATTAATACTGTAGAGCAGGTAACTATTGAAAATCCTTTACCAGGATCATATACTATTAATATCAAAGGTTCATTTGTGTCTGAGACACCTCAGGATTACAGTATAGCGTATGAATATGAACTGGCAGATCAATTTGAATGGAATTATCCCGTTTCTAAAGATAATTTTCCTTACGATGGCAGAAACATTTCACCTTTTAAATGGAATTCTTCCTTTTCCGGCAACGTGGGACAATTATCTATTACGTACAATAATGGACAAACTTGGGAAATTATCGCTGATGGTATCAATCTGGATAATGAGCAATACACTTATATACCTGCAAAAGAAAAATTTTCAAAAGCAAAATTGAAAATGACCATTGGTAAAGCAGAATATATCTCTGAAAGCTTTATGATTTCTTATGATTTAAATATCACAACGAGCTTAGTTTGCGACGGCACCACAGAGATAAATTGGAACAGACCAGAAGCTGTCACTTCATTTAATATTTATGAGCTGACAGACGATAGTTTAGAATTTAAAGAGCAAACAACTAATACCACTTATGCATATACGGATGGGAAAATTCACACTGTTGCTCCCGTATTTGACAATAGCGAAGGAATAAAAAGTGAGTCGGTATTACAACATTCCCAAAATTCAAATTGTTATTTTGAACTTGCTTTCGCAACAGTTTTTGAAGAAAACAAAGTAAAGATTGATGCGAGTCTTTTCAGCTTATACAATATCAAGAGAATTGAACTGGTTAAAATAATTAATGATACCGAAAGTGTTATTAGTACAATAAATGACATTAGTTCTAAGACGTTTTCTTTCTTTGATAATACTCCAATACAAGGAAGCAATAAATATAAAATAAATATAATTTTAGAAAACAATACAACAATAAGTTCATTAGTTTTTGATACTAATTACCTTGGTAATGAGTTGTTTTTTGTCTACCCAACATTATTAAATAAGAATGAAGAATTAAATATTGAAGCCAAAAAACAGCCAAATGCTATTTTCTATTTATACAGCATTAGCGGTCAGAATACCATTACTTTTCCATTACCTTCTACAACCAGCAGCGTAAATTTAAAAAATGCGGCTTCGGGAATTTATATCTACAAAATAATTACAAACTCTGGTGAAATACAGACAGGAAAAATTGCAGTTCTTTAG
- a CDS encoding SusD/RagB family nutrient-binding outer membrane lipoprotein, translating to MRKLLYTSLAAASILFASCTQNAFEDAYRDPSTVTSTTVPKQFAGFMKINFEDVIPSYWNYFTVIRTTSLNYTQAHGFLNTTGRYIPGAAVNDRWKRYYNFITQYRELEKVMGSLSPAEQAENRIYTITSTIYLYDHTEKMVDNFGDIPFSQAGKISSTGGNYANASAKYDNQIELYTQMLDELKAFSTELNSIALSTKVGLEFKNQDLINKGDLAAWKNYCNSLRLRILNRVSAVPSFASRSNSEIAEIINEGKLVDENAENIAFRVYTQDGDLDSAGFEDALEEDGFSNSAPKLMIDHMNANGDPRLTWLFEKGQTASVFTGLDPLLASGAQTQLVVDGKIAVYNRSVISRNKWLPGTLINAAEVNLILAEYYTRNGNATTAKTHFEKAVRQSIEYYVRLGDKADILDWKPTTEPTAAEIDAYITTINFGGASAASDQLALIAFQKYIHYNVMQADEAWAEQRRLKLPALIFMEDETSTIRKTPPTRWTYPNSESVYNPDNYNAVKANDNLSTKIFWDVK from the coding sequence ATGAGAAAATTATTATATACATCATTGGCTGCAGCATCGATTCTTTTCGCTTCATGCACGCAGAATGCTTTTGAAGATGCATACAGAGATCCATCTACGGTTACATCGACAACTGTACCTAAACAGTTCGCTGGTTTTATGAAAATTAACTTTGAAGATGTTATTCCATCTTATTGGAATTATTTTACAGTTATAAGAACAACTTCTTTAAACTATACTCAAGCGCACGGTTTTCTAAATACAACAGGACGTTATATTCCAGGAGCAGCCGTCAATGATAGATGGAAGAGATATTACAATTTTATAACTCAGTACAGAGAGTTAGAAAAAGTAATGGGTTCTTTATCTCCAGCAGAACAAGCAGAAAATAGAATTTACACTATCACTTCGACGATTTATTTATATGATCATACCGAAAAAATGGTTGATAATTTTGGAGACATTCCATTCTCTCAAGCAGGAAAAATCAGCTCAACAGGAGGGAACTACGCGAATGCATCTGCAAAATATGATAATCAAATTGAGCTTTATACTCAGATGTTAGATGAATTAAAAGCTTTTTCTACAGAATTAAATTCTATTGCTTTATCAACTAAAGTGGGCTTAGAATTTAAAAACCAAGACCTTATCAATAAAGGAGATCTTGCGGCATGGAAAAACTACTGCAACTCGCTTCGATTGAGAATTTTAAACAGAGTTTCTGCAGTTCCATCTTTTGCATCAAGATCAAATAGTGAAATTGCGGAGATTATTAATGAGGGGAAATTAGTTGATGAAAATGCTGAAAATATCGCATTTAGAGTATATACTCAAGATGGAGATTTGGATAGCGCAGGTTTTGAAGATGCATTAGAAGAAGACGGTTTTAGTAATAGTGCTCCTAAATTAATGATTGACCACATGAATGCTAATGGCGATCCTCGTTTGACATGGTTGTTTGAAAAAGGCCAAACAGCGTCCGTTTTTACAGGGCTTGATCCATTACTGGCTTCGGGAGCTCAGACCCAGTTAGTTGTTGACGGTAAAATTGCAGTTTACAATAGATCTGTTATCAGCAGAAATAAATGGCTGCCGGGGACATTGATAAATGCTGCCGAAGTAAATTTAATCTTAGCAGAATATTACACAAGAAACGGAAATGCAACTACAGCAAAAACTCATTTTGAAAAGGCTGTCAGACAATCGATAGAATATTATGTAAGATTGGGAGATAAAGCTGATATTTTGGATTGGAAACCAACAACAGAACCAACTGCTGCTGAAATTGATGCATACATTACTACTATTAATTTTGGAGGAGCTTCTGCAGCTTCAGACCAATTAGCTTTAATTGCATTTCAAAAATACATTCATTATAATGTTATGCAGGCAGATGAAGCGTGGGCAGAGCAGAGAAGGCTAAAACTTCCAGCTTTAATTTTCATGGAAGATGAAACAAGCACAATTAGAAAAACGCCTCCTACACGCTGGACATATCCAAATTCAGAAAGTGTTTATAATCCAGATAATTATAATGCTGTTAAAGCAAATGATAATTTGAGTACTAAAATTTTCTGGGATGTAAAATAG
- a CDS encoding SusC/RagA family TonB-linked outer membrane protein has product MKKLLYEVLLVFLAVLCFQEMHAQNDAISGVITDNANLPVPYANVKEKGTKQEVTTDENGIFKISVKPGAVLIISSVGFKTVEIKAVDGLKIKLGTDTNELEGLTVTALGQSKKNKSIGYATSTIKADAIVKTASPTIANSLYGKAPGVRISSTPGGAGAINIQIRGLNSITGRNQPLIVLDGVPIRDGEVNNSDYWNQQRIKANGLADINPEDIENISILKGASAAALYGSEAVNGVVLITSKSGRGKKGLGVDFSTSYSNNSIAYLPRFQYERGPGWTNANYSTGYLAPDGFAQYDTNGDGVPDTRGVSASTNNFGPWFDGQPIMSWDGVIRPYSAQKNGYKNLFQNSWDGTTNLALSNNTDNSSIRFSYTHTESEGLSMGNTNKKNTFNLNTSFKIGSRSKTDVIVSYMNQDVANRTFALDRLVNNFTGMLSPFDNGDWYKEKYKTSLGYKYVTGTNQSLTPSENIIRNGFKADIGDYFWNVNANQQDEITNRLMASITETLTITKDLSLRGRASTDLTSVNIESRNPVDKPIIYGFGPGSYEIESQDYNILYGDLLLTYNKKITEDFNVSAVLGYSGSQETGKLLTRLSNGGLSVEGWYDMNSSVNTPLSKSSKYEIVKDAIFGTLNLSYKNYLFAEGTIRRDRTSTMNPNNNAFTYPSVNSSFVLSDAVQLPEFISYAKMRGSWGIVGNYPDRYAANIAFSQTSLGNQGTTTPVLITTSPTKYGNEGIKPEMKTEYELGFETKFFDRRLGLDFSYYNATIKDQILDLTLAPTTGASSILANVGELSNKGFEIALTASPFRTKDFSWDVTVNWAKNINKIVKLANGATELLHADYDGSAAQLKSVVGQPMGGIYAHPVKTDASGNKMVDSDGYYMIDADKWEKYGTATPQGVGGLLNTFTYKFVTLDVNIDYSYGGYLMPTGVNWMHSRGLTEESLKYSTNERGGLTYYMDNGKGVQVPNSATAGPGGQTLYRDGMLMDGVTADGSPNTNVISQAGYYNMTYNWGGPQYSSSRYDLYIQKNNYVKLRELSLGFNMPSEWAEKIGVSKLSFSIFGRNLFYLYRTIKDMDAEATTSGSRWSQNVNNAGLTPSTRSFGAMLRASF; this is encoded by the coding sequence ATGAAAAAACTGTTATACGAAGTATTGTTAGTTTTTCTAGCAGTGCTGTGCTTTCAAGAGATGCATGCTCAAAACGATGCTATTTCTGGTGTAATTACAGATAATGCAAATCTTCCTGTGCCTTATGCCAATGTTAAAGAGAAGGGAACAAAGCAAGAAGTTACTACAGATGAAAATGGTATTTTTAAAATATCAGTAAAACCAGGAGCGGTATTAATTATAAGCTCAGTAGGATTTAAAACTGTAGAGATAAAAGCAGTAGATGGATTAAAAATAAAATTAGGAACTGATACTAATGAGCTTGAAGGACTTACGGTGACAGCATTAGGACAATCGAAAAAAAATAAATCAATTGGCTACGCAACAAGTACCATTAAAGCCGATGCGATTGTAAAAACTGCTTCACCAACTATTGCAAACTCTTTATATGGTAAAGCGCCTGGGGTTAGAATTTCGTCTACACCTGGAGGAGCTGGAGCAATCAATATTCAAATTCGAGGACTTAATTCTATCACGGGTAGAAATCAGCCGTTAATTGTTTTAGATGGGGTGCCTATTCGAGACGGAGAAGTAAATAATAGTGACTACTGGAACCAGCAGAGAATTAAAGCTAACGGATTAGCAGATATTAATCCAGAAGATATAGAAAATATATCTATTCTTAAAGGAGCTTCGGCTGCTGCATTATATGGCTCTGAAGCGGTAAATGGAGTTGTGTTGATTACTTCAAAATCGGGTAGAGGAAAAAAAGGACTAGGTGTTGATTTTAGTACCAGTTATTCTAATAATTCAATTGCATACCTGCCTAGATTTCAATATGAAAGAGGACCAGGATGGACAAATGCTAATTACTCAACGGGATATTTAGCACCAGATGGTTTTGCACAATATGATACAAATGGAGATGGTGTGCCTGATACAAGGGGAGTTTCTGCTAGTACAAATAATTTTGGACCATGGTTTGACGGACAGCCTATTATGTCTTGGGATGGTGTAATTCGTCCGTATTCTGCTCAAAAAAATGGATATAAAAATTTGTTTCAAAATTCATGGGACGGAACAACGAATTTGGCTCTTAGTAACAATACTGATAATTCCAGCATTCGTTTCTCTTATACACATACAGAATCTGAAGGATTGAGTATGGGAAATACCAATAAAAAAAATACATTTAATTTAAATACATCATTCAAAATTGGATCGCGTTCTAAGACTGATGTAATTGTAAGTTACATGAATCAAGATGTTGCCAATCGTACTTTTGCCCTAGATCGTCTGGTTAACAATTTTACAGGAATGTTGAGCCCATTTGATAATGGTGACTGGTACAAAGAAAAATATAAGACAAGTTTAGGTTATAAATATGTAACTGGAACCAATCAAAGTTTAACTCCAAGTGAAAATATTATTCGTAACGGATTTAAAGCTGATATTGGAGATTATTTCTGGAATGTAAATGCTAACCAGCAGGATGAGATTACAAATAGGTTAATGGCAAGTATAACTGAAACGCTTACAATTACAAAAGATTTATCATTGCGCGGACGTGCTTCTACAGATCTAACATCGGTTAATATAGAATCAAGAAATCCAGTTGATAAACCTATAATCTACGGATTTGGACCAGGATCTTACGAAATCGAATCGCAGGATTATAACATCTTATACGGAGATTTGTTATTGACCTATAATAAAAAAATTACGGAAGATTTTAATGTAAGTGCCGTTCTTGGATATTCAGGATCACAAGAAACAGGCAAACTTCTTACTAGATTAAGTAATGGCGGTCTAAGCGTTGAGGGATGGTACGATATGAACTCGTCTGTTAATACGCCATTAAGTAAATCTTCAAAATATGAAATTGTAAAAGATGCGATTTTTGGAACTTTAAATTTAAGTTACAAAAACTATTTATTTGCTGAGGGAACTATCAGAAGAGATAGAACTTCTACCATGAATCCAAATAATAATGCGTTTACTTATCCATCTGTAAACTCAAGTTTTGTATTGTCTGATGCAGTACAGTTACCAGAATTTATCAGCTATGCAAAAATGCGTGGTTCTTGGGGTATTGTGGGTAATTATCCAGATCGTTATGCAGCAAATATTGCGTTTAGCCAAACTTCTCTTGGAAATCAAGGAACTACAACTCCTGTTTTGATCACGACTTCTCCTACAAAATATGGAAATGAAGGAATAAAACCAGAAATGAAAACAGAGTATGAGCTTGGTTTTGAAACGAAATTCTTTGACAGAAGATTAGGTTTAGATTTTTCATATTATAACGCTACAATTAAAGACCAAATTCTTGATTTAACATTGGCACCAACAACAGGAGCGAGTTCTATTTTGGCTAATGTGGGAGAGCTTAGCAATAAAGGATTCGAAATTGCACTTACTGCATCTCCTTTTAGAACAAAAGATTTTTCATGGGATGTCACCGTAAACTGGGCAAAAAATATTAACAAGATCGTGAAACTGGCAAATGGTGCAACAGAATTACTGCATGCCGATTATGATGGATCTGCAGCTCAGTTAAAATCTGTAGTGGGACAACCTATGGGAGGAATTTATGCACATCCTGTAAAAACGGACGCAAGCGGAAACAAAATGGTTGACTCTGATGGATATTATATGATTGATGCTGATAAATGGGAAAAATACGGAACGGCTACACCTCAAGGTGTTGGAGGTTTGTTAAATACCTTTACTTATAAATTTGTAACATTAGATGTTAATATTGATTACTCGTACGGAGGTTATTTGATGCCAACAGGTGTTAACTGGATGCATTCAAGAGGACTTACAGAAGAAAGTTTAAAATACAGTACCAATGAGCGCGGTGGTTTGACTTATTATATGGATAACGGTAAGGGAGTTCAAGTACCTAACAGTGCCACTGCAGGACCGGGCGGACAAACATTGTATAGAGATGGAATGCTTATGGATGGTGTTACTGCGGATGGTTCTCCAAATACAAATGTTATTTCACAAGCAGGTTATTACAATATGACTTACAACTGGGGAGGTCCGCAGTACAGCAGCTCACGTTATGATTTGTATATTCAGAAAAACAACTATGTAAAACTTAGAGAATTATCATTAGGATTTAATATGCCGTCTGAATGGGCTGAAAAAATTGGAGTTTCTAAATTAAGTTTTTCAATATTCGGACGTAATTTATTTTATCTATACAGAACAATTAAAGATATGGATGCCGAGGCTACGACTTCAGGTTCAAGATGGTCGCAGAACGTTAACAATGCTGGACTTACTCCATCTACTAGAAGTTTTGGGGCTATGTTGAGAGCTTCTTTCTAA